The Toxorhynchites rutilus septentrionalis strain SRP chromosome 3, ASM2978413v1, whole genome shotgun sequence genome includes a region encoding these proteins:
- the LOC129776383 gene encoding protein PTCD3 homolog, mitochondrial: MNSLYTPIRKLPLYRASQIISLSRLHSATKVLYQSNTPSAEAKPEKIVIPRRIERGPTDILNALSSTVGSDPTAAHYKYHDDPFLFPLTNVNKRMYAMAQEAGRKAAAWIRQENAKLFQHKEADPPVAAFVPTMIYTEESQVEETDLRKLIENVDVQDAILVYKLLKKNNIEVSEELRQSLMELLCFFNHEETLEEEYIEERWFQQGVTEKNRQRRTWKDLNLAEQIFHDIEEKKPEHYAALIRGMAKYYQIEKVWALYQETIEKQILLDTTTFNSILQIVSFLKEKYDERWSAVCDLLTTMKTQGLKPNVGTLNVILHTISTIRGHNHPRNYALKTLAEFKKLGIEPSLASWYYMLLIFCRERGPTSHILHDIMNEIENKEFQIQDPKDTFFFVTAMDVCQNHLHDKDLAKRVDKLLHFKDNYDLIGDSYKESIYYRHYFSVLCSSEPLEVFMETYNLLVPNVYIPEPSVMEGILRSIEMNGAVEQLPLIWSHMIQFDHIGKEGLLNLVLQTILANPQSQEQELGEKFTAIGWDMFVRVQELAASDRRSQQTGLSGAMLGNILLVCCRGKDLEKAQALFEKLSKEQNSIVGDPAAESLRAFVQLCIDEKKPSLAIGCLQYCSENGYPECAEFGSHIYKSLTLSEVHVDKIRRFAGVEAVNPKEVSTQESM, encoded by the exons ATGAATTCGTTATACACACCAATCAGGAAACTGCCCCTATATCGGGCAAGTCAAATAATCTCGTTGAGTCGGCTACATTCCGCAACCAAGGTTCTGTATCAGAGCAACACGCCTTCGGCGGAAGCGAAGCCGGAAAAAATCGTTATACCCCGGCGAATAGAACGTGGTCCCACGGATATTCTGAACGCCCTCTCCAGCACAGTTGGTTCCGATCCAACAGCGGCCCACTACAAGTATCATGACGATCCGTTTCTGTTCCCGTTGACCAACGTAAACAAACGGATGTATGCCATGGCTCAGGAGGCGGGCCGAAAGGCAGCCGCCTGGATTCGTCAGGAAAATGCTAAATTGTTTCAG CACAAAGAAGCAGATCCGCCGGTCGCAGCGTTTGTGCCAACGATGATCTACACTGAGGAGAGTCAGGTGGAGGAAACAGATTTGCGGAAACTCATCGAAAACGTTGACGTTCAAGATGCTATTCTGGTTTACAAGCTGctcaagaaaaataacattgaaGTGAGTGAGGAGCTGCGGCAATCGTTGATGGAATTGTTGTGTTTCTTCAATCACGAAGAAACTTTGGAGGAGGAATACATTGAAGAACGCTGGTTTCAGCAGGGCGTGACTGAGAAGAATCGTCAGCGGAGAACCTGGAAGGATCTCAATCTGGCCGAACAGATTTTTCACGAcatcgaagagaagaaaccggaACACTATGCGGCGTTGATTCGAGGCATGGCTAAATATTACCAAATTGAAAAAGTGTGGGCTCTGTATCAGGAGACTATCGAGAAACAGATACTTCTTGATACGACTACATTTAATAGCATTCTTCAAATTGTCTCATTTTTGAAGGAAAAGTATGATGAGCGCTGGTCAGCGGTTTGCGATCTGTTGACAACGATGAAGACCCAAGGGCTGAAGCCAAATGTCGGAACGCTAAATGTCATTCTGCATACGATTTCAACCATCAGAGGACATAATCACCCGAGGAATTATGCCTTGAAAACATTGGCGGAGTTTAAAAAATTAGGCATTGAGCCATCTTTGGCCAGTTGGTATTATATGCTGCTGATATTTTGCCGTGAACGTGGTCCAACCAGTCACATTCTGCATGATATTATGAATGAAATCGAGAACAAAGAGTTCCAAATCCAAGATCCCAAGGATACATTTTTCTTCGTGACAGCTATGGATGTTTGCCAGAACCATTTGCATGATAAGGACTTGGCGAAGAGAGTCGATAAACTGTTGCATTTCAAAGACAACTACGATTTGATTGGAGATTCGTATAAGGAGTCCATTTACTACAGACACTATTTCAGCGTTCTTTGTAGTTCGGAACCGCTGGAAGTTTTCATGGAAACCTACAACCTGTTAGTTCCGAACGTTTACATTCCGGAACCATCCGTGATGGAGGGAATACTGCGATCTATCGAAATGAATGGCGCCGTCGAACAACTTCCCCTGATTTGGTCCCACATGATCCAGTTTGATCACATAGGCAAGGAAGGTTTGCTCAATCTTGTCCTGCAAACGATTCTCGCAAATCCGCAATCACAAGAGCAGGAACTGGGCGAAAAGTTCACCGCTATCGGCTGGGATATGTTCGTTCGTGTACAAGAGTTGGCTGCATCCGACAGACGCTCTCAACAGACCGGACTGTCTGGCGCGATGCTTGGAAATATTCTGCTTGTCTGCTGCCGGGGGAAAGATTTGGAGAAGGCACAGGCACTGTTCGAAAAACTGAGTAAGGAGCAGAATTCGATAGTTGGCGATCCGGCGGCGGAATCTTTGCGAGCATTTGTCCAACTGTGCATTGATGAGAAAAAGCCAAGCTTGGCTATTGGGTGTTTGCAGTACTGTTCAGAAAATGGATATCCGGAATGTGCCGAGTTTGGTAGTCACATTTATAAGTCACTCACGCTGAGCGAGGTACATGTTGATAAGATTCGCCGTTTTGCTGGGGTTGAAGCCGTGAATCCGAAAGAAGTTAGCACACAAGAAAGTATGTAA